A single Rhopalosiphum padi isolate XX-2018 chromosome 4, ASM2088224v1, whole genome shotgun sequence DNA region contains:
- the LOC132929687 gene encoding PHD finger protein 20 isoform X3 translates to MDFDIGTELLIQSPGNVWTPAFVEEDDGDEIFITYKDGNGANEWINKDSHRIKPMNEEWVSKLTKIPTLSENNLPDTKSIITNVPSTEKEISKRSTTSVPRSSSIFKVKFKKDDFLTKKNPDSKNKEQKVMKDAKKSSDRESKQLLLCGTPSNEKHSASTTLKHSHIVENSEMEDIKVVESINSSKTPKPLTETNLLRSENFEELLEDIEAEAEICSPTKSISRNDIKQKKKKKKSYFGQKRRSEKKKSKSKSKKSESKKKKLVVKLNPNNVKKVSTLLDNSTLNHSDDKETSPPLKKLKPSLPISSPQENSINQSCSPLFHELANNTLLQKIRMDAANEQGLRCPKQECRKLFRKENLLMMHIKHYHSEYTELLVSTPNVTDLATARIEGENVDELSPSYFLHRISQLEAKRSWGNTSYETPLPTAMPSSLKLTEQEISNNTSLNSENYNTSFTSIDQPNNITQTYNSKDSGISGVVESFSSITETPIKQQYVEMKEAIRNITLIDDFENETRDSYDMISIGGSDRHFKIKKNKSDIETLPKEEVINCSCASNQEDGLMIQCDICLCWQHGYCNKIDSEDQVPDNYICTSCLYPLKKRRSKQYDYSQDWIKEGTLASVLQHKDERRRKDEAILKQSHQLVAEIIEHNNYLHSLQVKTTIYGQTPDHPKLYLWSEQGSTRNEEPIQDKLEELLSGPVPEKPINTSDCRKNLLVEIEDGFDNLEARINLFEAKTNGLEDQVNGCVDNEVLTNTVTLLLRDLNSINHHMSFENNNNNKEEETV, encoded by the exons atggaTTTCGACATCGGAACAGAACTTCTAATTCAATCTCCGGGAAATGTATG gacACCGGCTTTTGTAGAAGAAGATGATGGTGatgaaatttttataacttacaagGATGGTAATGGGGCAAATGAATGGATTAATAAAGACAGTCATAGAATTAAACCTATGAACGAAGAATGGGTATCCAAATTGACAAAAATTCCAAC tctttctgaaaataatttacctgatacaaaatcaataattactaaTGTTCCATCCACTGaaaaagaaatatcaaaaagaTCTACTACAAGTGTACCACGATCATCCAGTATATTTaaagtgaaatttaaaaaagatgattttttgacaaaaaaaaaccc AGATTCTAAAAATAAAGAACAAAAAGTAATGAAAGATGCTAAAAAGTCTTCAGATCGTGAGTCAAAACAACTTTTATTGTGTGGCACTCct AGTAATGAAAAACATTCTGCCAGCACAACATTAAAACATTCACACATTGTAGAAAATTCAGAAATGGAAGACATAAAag tTGTAGAAAGTATTAATTCTTCAAAAACTCCAAAACCTTTGACAGAAACTAATTTATTGAGATCTGAAAATTTTGAAGAACTATTAGAAGATATTGAAGCAGAAGCAGAAATATGTTCACCAACAAAATCTATTTCTCGCaatgatataaaacaaaagaaaaaaa agaaaaaatcatattttggtCAAAAAAGGaggtctgaaaaaaaaaaatcaaaatcaaaatcaaaaaaaagtgaaagtaaaaagaaaaaattagtaGTTAAATTAAATCCGAATAATGttaa AAAAGTTAGTACATTGCTAGATAATAGCACATTGAATCATTCAGATGATAAAGAAACATCACCACCTTTGAAAAAACTTAAACCATCTCTTCCTATCAGTAGTCCACaagaaaattcaataaatcaaaGTTGTTCACCTTTATTCCATGAACTAGCTAACAATACTCTACTACAAaaaa ttagAATGGATGCTGCTAATGAACAAGGATTAAGATGTCCAAAACAAGAATGTCGAAAATTATTTCGTAAAGAAAATCTATTAATG atgcaTATTAAACACTATCATTCTGAATACACTGAATTATTGGTGTCAACACCAAATGTAACAGATCTTGCGACAGCAAGAATCGAAGGtgaaaatgttgatgaattATCTCCATCATATTTTCTTCATAGAATATCTCAATTAGAAGCTAAAAGAAGTTGGGGCAATACATCTTATGAAACACCTTTGCCAACTGCAATGCCTTCATCATTAAAACTGACTga acaGGAAATCAGTAATAATACCTCTCTTAATTCTGAAAATTATAACACATCGTTCACATCCATTGACCAACCAAATAATATAACTCAAACTTACAAttctaa GGATTCTGGAATTTCTGGTGTAGTAGAATCATTCAGCTCAATAACTGAGACGCCAATTAAACAACAATATGTTGAAATGAAAGAAGCTATtagaaatataacattaattgatgattttgaaaatgaaactAGAG ACAGTTATGATATGATAAGTATAGGAGGCTCAGacagacattttaaaattaaaaaaaataaatctgacATTGAAACTTTACCAAAAGAAGAGGTAATCAATTGTTCATGTGCTTCAAACCAAGAAGATGGTTTAATGATTcaa tgTGATATTTGTTTGTGCTGGCAACATGGATATTGTAACAAAATCGATTCTGAAGATCAAGTACCCGACAATTATATTTGCACTAGTTGTTTATATCCTCTAAAGAAAAGACGATCAAAACAATATGACTATTCACAAGATTGGATTAAAGAAGGAACATTAGCCAG TGTCTTACAACATAAAGATGAGCGACGAAGAAAAGATGAAGCTATTTTAAAACAGTCTCATCAGTTAGTAGCTGAAATAAtagaacacaataattatttgcaCAGTTTACAAGTTAAAACTACAATTTATgg TCAAACCCCTGATCATCCTAAACTTTATTTGTGGTCTGAACAAGGTTCAACGAGAAATGAAGAACCTATTCAAGATAAACTTGAAGAAT TGCTTTCTGGTCCAGTACCCGAAAAACCTATCAACACTTCTGATTGTAGAAAAAATTTACTCGTAGAAATTGAGGATGGTTTTGACAATTTAGAAGccagaattaatttatttgaagctAAAACTAATG GACTTGAAGATCAAGTTAATGGCTGTGTAGATAATGAAGTCTTAACAAATACTGTTACTTTATTGTTACGAGATTTAAATTCAATCAATCATCATAtgtcatttgaaaataataacaataacaaagaAGAAGAAACTGTTTAA
- the LOC132929687 gene encoding uncharacterized protein LOC132929687 isoform X1, translating to MKDAKKSSDRESKQLLLCGTPSNEKHSASTTLKHSHIVENSEMEDIKVVESINSSKTPKPLTETNLLRSENFEELLEDIEAEAEICSPTKSISRNDIKQKKKKKKSYFGQKRRSEKKKSKSKSKKSESKKKKLVVKLNPNNVKKVSTLLDNSTLNHSDDKETSPPLKKLKPSLPISSPQENSINQSCSPLFHELANNTLLQKIRMDAANEQGLRCPKQECRKLFRKENLLMMHIKHYHSEYTELLVSTPNVTDLATARIEGENVDELSPSYFLHRISQLEAKRSWGNTSYETPLPTAMPSSLKLTEQEISNNTSLNSENYNTSFTSIDQPNNITQTYNSKDSGISGVVESFSSITETPIKQQYVEMKEAIRNITLIDDFENETRDSYDMISIGGSDRHFKIKKNKSDIETLPKEEVINCSCASNQEDGLMIQCDICLCWQHGYCNKIDSEDQVPDNYICTSCLYPLKKRRSKQYDYSQDWIKEGTLASVLQHKDERRRKDEAILKQSHQLVAEIIEHNNYLHSLQVKTTIYGQTPDHPKLYLWSEQGSTRNEEPIQDKLEELLSGPVPEKPINTSDCRKNLLVEIEDGFDNLEARINLFEAKTNGLEDQVNGCVDNEVLTNTVTLLLRDLNSINHHMSFENNNNNKEEETV from the exons ATGAAAGATGCTAAAAAGTCTTCAGATCGTGAGTCAAAACAACTTTTATTGTGTGGCACTCct AGTAATGAAAAACATTCTGCCAGCACAACATTAAAACATTCACACATTGTAGAAAATTCAGAAATGGAAGACATAAAag tTGTAGAAAGTATTAATTCTTCAAAAACTCCAAAACCTTTGACAGAAACTAATTTATTGAGATCTGAAAATTTTGAAGAACTATTAGAAGATATTGAAGCAGAAGCAGAAATATGTTCACCAACAAAATCTATTTCTCGCaatgatataaaacaaaagaaaaaaa agaaaaaatcatattttggtCAAAAAAGGaggtctgaaaaaaaaaaatcaaaatcaaaatcaaaaaaaagtgaaagtaaaaagaaaaaattagtaGTTAAATTAAATCCGAATAATGttaa AAAAGTTAGTACATTGCTAGATAATAGCACATTGAATCATTCAGATGATAAAGAAACATCACCACCTTTGAAAAAACTTAAACCATCTCTTCCTATCAGTAGTCCACaagaaaattcaataaatcaaaGTTGTTCACCTTTATTCCATGAACTAGCTAACAATACTCTACTACAAaaaa ttagAATGGATGCTGCTAATGAACAAGGATTAAGATGTCCAAAACAAGAATGTCGAAAATTATTTCGTAAAGAAAATCTATTAATG atgcaTATTAAACACTATCATTCTGAATACACTGAATTATTGGTGTCAACACCAAATGTAACAGATCTTGCGACAGCAAGAATCGAAGGtgaaaatgttgatgaattATCTCCATCATATTTTCTTCATAGAATATCTCAATTAGAAGCTAAAAGAAGTTGGGGCAATACATCTTATGAAACACCTTTGCCAACTGCAATGCCTTCATCATTAAAACTGACTga acaGGAAATCAGTAATAATACCTCTCTTAATTCTGAAAATTATAACACATCGTTCACATCCATTGACCAACCAAATAATATAACTCAAACTTACAAttctaa GGATTCTGGAATTTCTGGTGTAGTAGAATCATTCAGCTCAATAACTGAGACGCCAATTAAACAACAATATGTTGAAATGAAAGAAGCTATtagaaatataacattaattgatgattttgaaaatgaaactAGAG ACAGTTATGATATGATAAGTATAGGAGGCTCAGacagacattttaaaattaaaaaaaataaatctgacATTGAAACTTTACCAAAAGAAGAGGTAATCAATTGTTCATGTGCTTCAAACCAAGAAGATGGTTTAATGATTcaa tgTGATATTTGTTTGTGCTGGCAACATGGATATTGTAACAAAATCGATTCTGAAGATCAAGTACCCGACAATTATATTTGCACTAGTTGTTTATATCCTCTAAAGAAAAGACGATCAAAACAATATGACTATTCACAAGATTGGATTAAAGAAGGAACATTAGCCAG TGTCTTACAACATAAAGATGAGCGACGAAGAAAAGATGAAGCTATTTTAAAACAGTCTCATCAGTTAGTAGCTGAAATAAtagaacacaataattatttgcaCAGTTTACAAGTTAAAACTACAATTTATgg TCAAACCCCTGATCATCCTAAACTTTATTTGTGGTCTGAACAAGGTTCAACGAGAAATGAAGAACCTATTCAAGATAAACTTGAAGAAT TGCTTTCTGGTCCAGTACCCGAAAAACCTATCAACACTTCTGATTGTAGAAAAAATTTACTCGTAGAAATTGAGGATGGTTTTGACAATTTAGAAGccagaattaatttatttgaagctAAAACTAATG GACTTGAAGATCAAGTTAATGGCTGTGTAGATAATGAAGTCTTAACAAATACTGTTACTTTATTGTTACGAGATTTAAATTCAATCAATCATCATAtgtcatttgaaaataataacaataacaaagaAGAAGAAACTGTTTAA
- the LOC132929687 gene encoding uncharacterized protein LOC132929687 isoform X2 has product MKDAKKSSDRESKQLLLCGTPSNEKHSASTTLKHSHIVENSEMEDIKETNLLRSENFEELLEDIEAEAEICSPTKSISRNDIKQKKKKKKSYFGQKRRSEKKKSKSKSKKSESKKKKLVVKLNPNNVKKVSTLLDNSTLNHSDDKETSPPLKKLKPSLPISSPQENSINQSCSPLFHELANNTLLQKIRMDAANEQGLRCPKQECRKLFRKENLLMMHIKHYHSEYTELLVSTPNVTDLATARIEGENVDELSPSYFLHRISQLEAKRSWGNTSYETPLPTAMPSSLKLTEQEISNNTSLNSENYNTSFTSIDQPNNITQTYNSKDSGISGVVESFSSITETPIKQQYVEMKEAIRNITLIDDFENETRDSYDMISIGGSDRHFKIKKNKSDIETLPKEEVINCSCASNQEDGLMIQCDICLCWQHGYCNKIDSEDQVPDNYICTSCLYPLKKRRSKQYDYSQDWIKEGTLASVLQHKDERRRKDEAILKQSHQLVAEIIEHNNYLHSLQVKTTIYGQTPDHPKLYLWSEQGSTRNEEPIQDKLEELLSGPVPEKPINTSDCRKNLLVEIEDGFDNLEARINLFEAKTNGLEDQVNGCVDNEVLTNTVTLLLRDLNSINHHMSFENNNNNKEEETV; this is encoded by the exons ATGAAAGATGCTAAAAAGTCTTCAGATCGTGAGTCAAAACAACTTTTATTGTGTGGCACTCct AGTAATGAAAAACATTCTGCCAGCACAACATTAAAACATTCACACATTGTAGAAAATTCAGAAATGGAAGACATAAAag AAACTAATTTATTGAGATCTGAAAATTTTGAAGAACTATTAGAAGATATTGAAGCAGAAGCAGAAATATGTTCACCAACAAAATCTATTTCTCGCaatgatataaaacaaaagaaaaaaa agaaaaaatcatattttggtCAAAAAAGGaggtctgaaaaaaaaaaatcaaaatcaaaatcaaaaaaaagtgaaagtaaaaagaaaaaattagtaGTTAAATTAAATCCGAATAATGttaa AAAAGTTAGTACATTGCTAGATAATAGCACATTGAATCATTCAGATGATAAAGAAACATCACCACCTTTGAAAAAACTTAAACCATCTCTTCCTATCAGTAGTCCACaagaaaattcaataaatcaaaGTTGTTCACCTTTATTCCATGAACTAGCTAACAATACTCTACTACAAaaaa ttagAATGGATGCTGCTAATGAACAAGGATTAAGATGTCCAAAACAAGAATGTCGAAAATTATTTCGTAAAGAAAATCTATTAATG atgcaTATTAAACACTATCATTCTGAATACACTGAATTATTGGTGTCAACACCAAATGTAACAGATCTTGCGACAGCAAGAATCGAAGGtgaaaatgttgatgaattATCTCCATCATATTTTCTTCATAGAATATCTCAATTAGAAGCTAAAAGAAGTTGGGGCAATACATCTTATGAAACACCTTTGCCAACTGCAATGCCTTCATCATTAAAACTGACTga acaGGAAATCAGTAATAATACCTCTCTTAATTCTGAAAATTATAACACATCGTTCACATCCATTGACCAACCAAATAATATAACTCAAACTTACAAttctaa GGATTCTGGAATTTCTGGTGTAGTAGAATCATTCAGCTCAATAACTGAGACGCCAATTAAACAACAATATGTTGAAATGAAAGAAGCTATtagaaatataacattaattgatgattttgaaaatgaaactAGAG ACAGTTATGATATGATAAGTATAGGAGGCTCAGacagacattttaaaattaaaaaaaataaatctgacATTGAAACTTTACCAAAAGAAGAGGTAATCAATTGTTCATGTGCTTCAAACCAAGAAGATGGTTTAATGATTcaa tgTGATATTTGTTTGTGCTGGCAACATGGATATTGTAACAAAATCGATTCTGAAGATCAAGTACCCGACAATTATATTTGCACTAGTTGTTTATATCCTCTAAAGAAAAGACGATCAAAACAATATGACTATTCACAAGATTGGATTAAAGAAGGAACATTAGCCAG TGTCTTACAACATAAAGATGAGCGACGAAGAAAAGATGAAGCTATTTTAAAACAGTCTCATCAGTTAGTAGCTGAAATAAtagaacacaataattatttgcaCAGTTTACAAGTTAAAACTACAATTTATgg TCAAACCCCTGATCATCCTAAACTTTATTTGTGGTCTGAACAAGGTTCAACGAGAAATGAAGAACCTATTCAAGATAAACTTGAAGAAT TGCTTTCTGGTCCAGTACCCGAAAAACCTATCAACACTTCTGATTGTAGAAAAAATTTACTCGTAGAAATTGAGGATGGTTTTGACAATTTAGAAGccagaattaatttatttgaagctAAAACTAATG GACTTGAAGATCAAGTTAATGGCTGTGTAGATAATGAAGTCTTAACAAATACTGTTACTTTATTGTTACGAGATTTAAATTCAATCAATCATCATAtgtcatttgaaaataataacaataacaaagaAGAAGAAACTGTTTAA